AACCTACTAAAACATGGTGGGGGGTCATTTGTGGAATACGGGAATAAGAAGGTAAATATTGAACTGACTTGCACAGAAATTGGAGGCCTTTGGGGGGTTTATTTACAAGAAAGCATGGGTTCCTGTTTTCTCCAGTATTTTTTACACCACCTCCAAGATGAGGAAATCATTCCATTAGCAAAAGAGTCATTGCAAATTTCGCAAGGAAGAATAGATAAGATCAAAAAAATTTTTCTCTCAGAAAATTTTCCGGTACCGGCTGCCTTTTCCGAAGGGGATGTCAATTTGTCAGCCCCGCCATTATTCAATGATGTGTTCACCTTAAGCTATATTTATATGATGAATCGATTGGGAATGATTAACTTCAGCTATACTGCTTCAAATAATGTTCGGCTGGATGTACTGGATTTTTTTACAGAGTGTATACATACCTCTACAGAAATGTTTGGCAAAGCAGTCAAGATGATGCTGGGTAAGGGTATTTATGATCGCCCGCCAAAAATGAACTATCCCAAAGAAATTGAATTTGTTCAAAAGGATTCATTTCTGTCGGGAATTATAGGTGCAAAACGTCCCTTGAATGCAATAGAATTATCGGAAATATTTTTTAACATCGAGCGGAATTATTTTTCAGTTCTCATCATGCTTGCGTTTGCTCAAGTAGTAAAAGACAAAGAATTGAAAAAACATATTTTGAAAGGAAAAACGCTCAGCGAAAAACAGATATCCATTTTCAATAACTTATTAATGGAAGAAGAGCTTCTTGGAACCGTGACCGTCGGAATGGAAGTAACAGAATCCATGGTGGCACCTTTTTCAGACAAACTTATTTTTTCAATGATCAATGTTTTAAATTCCGTAGACATTAGCTTAATTTCACATGCCATGTCAGTGTCCATGAGAACTGATCTAACATCTCAATACAGTAAAATTATTGCAGAAGTCATGCTTTATGCAAAGGATACCTTTGATATCGTGGTAAAGGAAAAATGGCTGGAACAGCCTCCGCTTGTAACTAATAGGAAGATGCTGATACATAAAAAGCAATAATGTATAAGCAATAGAAATAAGTATGAATCATTTATTTTACTGCAGCCTTAAAAGGCTGCAGCAGTGTTTTCAAAGCTATTCAGTGCTATCGGATGTATTTCCTCTTTTCACTAAATACATTGCAGTAATCCACGAAGTGACAGGAATGACCATCGTAACACCAATTCCTGCACAGAAGATCGTAATCATCTCACCGCTGAAAATCTTTGAATTGATAATTTCACCTGGTGAATAGGATAGGTCTTTAAACCATACCAGAAGTGCTAAATATCCGCCAAAGAAGGCGAAAAATAATGTGTTGGTGCTTGTTCCGAGAATATCCTTACCGATGCTGATGCCAGCTTGGAACAAGTCTTTTCTGCTAATGTCCGGATGATGATAATGAATTTCCCTCATTGGCGAAGAGATGGCCATGGCAGCATCTGTTATGGCGCCGATTGTACTCATGATGATGACAGATGCAGCCACTTTAACAAAATCAACCCCAATATAAAGGGAAAATATGCTCAACTCTTCTATTTCCTCTTCACCAAATCCCTGAATATTTGCCTTATCTGCAATGATGACAATGAACACAATGAGAACTACTGTAGTAATGATCGAAGACAGAAATGCGGTTTTCGTCTTAATGTTCACTTCATTTATAAAAAATAGATTGATACAGCCAATTAGTGCACATGCGAATAATGTAACGATAATTGGATTGATGTTTGGATCGTTCATAAAGAAGAGGACGAAAATAATCACACCGAAATTGAGGAAGATCGCAAAAAATGATCTCGCTCCTTTTTTCCGCCGATAAGGGTCATCAGAATAAATAATATGGCTGACAGTAATAGGATGGCGTTCATCTTTGGGCCCTCTTTCTATTAATGAAGTATATCGTCGTATACAACCCAATCGGAATCGTGATTACAATCCCAATTCCTCCGGCAAGTGCCCGGGCTAATTCCAGTGAAAGGTTCATGGATAGGCTGAATCCGAGCGGGGAGTCATTTTTTATATACAGAATAAGCATCGGAATGGAGCCGCTGATATAGGCGAAAAACAAGATATTCGTCATGGTGCCCATAATGTCTTTGCCTACTTCCATTCCAGAGCGTTTAAGAGCCTGCACTGGAATGCTGTTATTTTTTTCATACAAACTAAACAGTGAAGATGACATGGTAATGGCTACATCCATAACCGCCCCCAACGAGCCGATAAATAAACCGGCTAAGAAAACCATCTGATAGGGCCTGGTTATAAACTGGAGCTCTTCGTATCTTAGCCCCTTCCCGCCAGTTAACCATATGACCAGATAAGTGACCAATAATGATAAGAATGTAGCCGCTAGCGTTGCAATAATCGCAGCATATGTTTTTTCGTTGAAGCCATTTACGAGCAGAAGGGAGGTAACGGTAAATAAAATGACTGCCACACAGCAGATCAGCAGCAGGCTTATTTCCGGATTTTTCAGATATACATCCAATGCATAGGAAAGCAGCACGGCATTAACTGCCAGGCTGATTATGGAAAAGAGACCTTGTTTTTTTCCGACAAAGAGCAGTATCAGGATAAGGATCCATCCTGTCAAGAGTATGTAATGGTCGCGCTTCAGATCTAGGATATCTCCGCTTAGTTCTGCAGCACCTGCTTTTTTCCTTTATGGACACAAATAACTTTTGTCCTGTCTGAATTTCATAATCGTATGCTTTGGATTTAGAAAACTGATTTGATAAGTGGATTTGCTGCCCTTTTTCTTCGCCATTCGTTATTTCTGCCACTATCTGCTGTTCATAAATGCGGTCTTCATTATCGTAAATATCCGTTACTTCTTCAGCTTGATGAGTTTTAACCGCTTTAACTTCAGCGATGGTTCGTTCATAGAATGAGTCATTGTTTTGAACAAATAGAACGGAGGCAGCAATGCAAAATGCCAATATGATATATAAATAGAATTTTTTGAGTGGGATGTTTTTCAAAATTAACCTCCAGAGGAAATAAAGACAAATTTTAGTATAAATGAGCGGTTTTCCCGCTGAAAATCCATAATGATGCCATGCAGCTGCCTGCTTCAACGAAAATAGAATAACAGTAATTTTTTCAGATAGTCAAGCTTATCAAAGTGTGTGTGAAATGTCTAATTGTTTTGGTCTGTAAGCATCAATGGCTGCAGATAAGGTCAAAGAGAAATGCCTGCCAGGTTTAACACTTGGCAGGCATTTTTAATTACAAAATTATGAGGAATATCAAGGAATCACTGGTCAGTGAGATCCATAGATCGAACAATTTAACTAATATGAGAACTGCAAAGGATGTGATTTTAACATGATGACAGGTAAAAACGCGAACAGTTGAAGGGTTTGCAGCAAGACACGAAAAATTGTTTCATCTACAACTTGCATCGTGCTTATTCTATATCATGCATCAGTGCAATTCAGATTTTAAATAATCCACATGCTCTCTTTGCTTATCTAATATTTGATGAACAAGACTCATGCTTTTTTCATCCAGCTTATCCCGGACTAACTTCTCCGTCATTTAAATTCCGTAAAGATTTTCTCCTTTAATGGCATGCTTTAAGATATCCTTTTCACCTTGTGGGTGATCGAATATCTGACTGATGAATTGTTCAATTTTGCCAATAACTCCTTCGCTGGTAGCCGGTGTTCCGTGCAGCTCCTGAATTCGTTCTGATAGCAGCTCTGCATGATGCTTTAGATCCTTTTGGATCATAATGAATCTAGAGCGAAGCGGGGAAGCGTCATCAAGGTTTTTAATAAATTCTTCATAAGAATGTATTCCCATATATTGACCCTGCAGTAACTTATTTAAGGGTTTTGTAACTTTCTGTTCTTCCATCAAAATCAATCCCTTTTATTTTATAGGCTCAGCTGATTGTAGTTTAAACGGAAAAAAATAGTTTCATGCAACTTTTGGAAACCCGAGCTTTTATGGAGATTGGTAACAATGCATAAGCAACTATTCAAGATTTAAACCAGACTTCAGCATAAACCCTAATAATCCAGGGCAAATTATCCTCGTAATCAACATCTCTTCCTGCAGTCATCGAGTTTCGTTGCCTTCAGTAAATGTAACAGCGTGGATTCTCCGTGCTGTTAAAAGGCTAGCTGATCTTAAATAAGTGAAAATACTAAAAAGTGGTTGAGTCAAACAATAATACACTACCTAA
This window of the Cytobacillus pseudoceanisediminis genome carries:
- a CDS encoding DUF3231 family protein, with translation MEYGNKKVNIELTCTEIGGLWGVYLQESMGSCFLQYFLHHLQDEEIIPLAKESLQISQGRIDKIKKIFLSENFPVPAAFSEGDVNLSAPPLFNDVFTLSYIYMMNRLGMINFSYTASNNVRLDVLDFFTECIHTSTEMFGKAVKMMLGKGIYDRPPKMNYPKEIEFVQKDSFLSGIIGAKRPLNAIELSEIFFNIERNYFSVLIMLAFAQVVKDKELKKHILKGKTLSEKQISIFNNLLMEEELLGTVTVGMEVTESMVAPFSDKLIFSMINVLNSVDISLISHAMSVSMRTDLTSQYSKIIAEVMLYAKDTFDIVVKEKWLEQPPLVTNRKMLIHKKQ
- a CDS encoding DUF2383 domain-containing protein, whose product is MEEQKVTKPLNKLLQGQYMGIHSYEEFIKNLDDASPLRSRFIMIQKDLKHHAELLSERIQELHGTPATSEGVIGKIEQFISQIFDHPQGEKDILKHAIKGENLYGI